Proteins from a single region of Melanotaenia boesemani isolate fMelBoe1 chromosome 3, fMelBoe1.pri, whole genome shotgun sequence:
- the LOC121635466 gene encoding E3 ubiquitin-protein ligase TRIM35-like, with the protein MASLSKKNLSCPVCQDIFKDPVVLTCSHSFCKSCLQKSWSDENSKNCPVCKTMSQSDPPCNLALKNLCEAYLRDRDREASKPLCSLHSEKLRLFCLEHGQLVCIICRDSKAHSNHTFRPADEAARDYKQELETFLMPVQEKLKLFEQVKENCDQTAKYIQVQARHTEKQIKEQFKKLHQFLQEEEEARITALREEEEQKTEMMKEKIKGLRRDIEALSGTVGATEKELRAADVSFLQNYSQAQERVLQHFELNDPEPVSGALIDVAKHLGNLNFNIWNKMKDTPCTPVILDPNTAHRDLVLSEDLTSVRREKTQPLPENPERMYYYIAVLGSEGFDSGAHSWDVEVGDSPVWALGALATPVQSKLEKPSKLLKISFYEGEYTADSMQNPTVVLQIKGKFKRIRVNLDCEKQKLSFFDPDTNTHIHTFTHNLTEKLFPYFNVVNAHPLKIMPVM; encoded by the coding sequence atggCTTCACTATCAAAGAAGAATCTCTCTTGTCCTGTCTGCCAGGACATTTTTAAAGATCCTGTTGTCCTAACATGTAGCCACAGCTTCTGCAAGTCCTGTCTGCAAAAAAGCTGGTCTGATGAAAACTCAAAGAACTGCCCGGTTTGCAAGACAATGTCTCAGAGCGACCCACCCTGTAACCTGGCTTTGAAGAATTTGTGTGAGGCCTATTTGCGTGACAGAGATCGTGAGGCTTCTAAACCTCTTTGCAGTTTACATTCTGAGAAACTCCGACTCTTCTGTCTGGAACATGGGCAGCTGGTATGTATTATCTGTCGAGATTCAAAAGCACACAGCAACCACACATTCAGACCTGCCGATGAGGCTGCGAGGGATTACAAACAGGAGCTCGAGACATTCCTGATGCCTGTGCAGGAAAAACTCAAGCTCTTTGAACAAGTTAAAGAAAACTGTGATCAAACAGCCAAATACATTCAAGTCCAGGCACGACACACAGAGAAGCAGATTAAGGAGCAGTTTAAGAAGCTTCACCAGTTTCtacaagaggaagaagaggccAGGATTACTGCTCTGAGGGAGGAAGAAGAGCAGAAGACTGAGATGATGAAGGAGAAGATTAAAGGTCTTAGGAGAGATATAGAAGCTCTTTCAGGCACAGTCGGAGCTACAGAAAAAGAGCTGAGGGCTGCAGATGTCTCATTCCTGCAGAACTATAGTCAAGCACAGGAAAGAGTCCTGCAGCATTTCGAGCTGAATGATCCAGAACCGGTTTCAGGAGCTCTGATAGATGTGGCAAAACATCTGGGCAACTTGAACTTTAACATCTGGAACAAGATGAAGGACACACCTTGCACACCTGTGATTCTAGATCCAAATACTGCTCATCGAGACCTCGTCCTTTCAGAAGATCTGACCAGTGTGAGACGTGAGAAGACACAGCCGCTTCCTGAGAATCCTGAAAGGATGTATTACTACATTGCTGTCCTGGGCTCGGAGGGCTTTGACTCAGGCGCTCACAGCTGGGATGTTGAGGTTGGAGATAGTCCAGTCTGGGCACTGGGGGCATTAGCAACACCTGTCCAGAGTAAGTTAGAAAAACCATCAAAATTACTAAAAATTTCTTTCTATGAGGGTGAATATACAGCAGACTCAATGCAAAATCCTACAGTGGTTCTCCAAATAAAGGGGAAATTCAAGAGAATCAGAGTTAATTTGGactgtgaaaaacaaaagctgtcaTTCTTTGATCCTGatactaacacacacatacacactttcaCTCACAATTTAACCGAGAAGCTCTTTCCATACTTTAATGTTGTGAATGCGCACCCATTGAAGATAATGCCAGTGATGTGA